In the Salarias fasciatus chromosome 13, fSalaFa1.1, whole genome shotgun sequence genome, one interval contains:
- the LOC115399541 gene encoding amine sulfotransferase-like → MDDLDLLSPHLFRYKKRNFAVKNNFFPKQLDALLDLEMRPTDVFLITYPKSGTIWMQQILVQIMDAAHPEQAEDATNRNRVPLLESTFLDDPSRERPDPRLFRTHLPPDMLPREVKNKKLKIVYVWRNPKDVLVSFYHFSFSWVFLESPESFETFFQQFLDGDVYMGSWFDHIRDFFSAQDELCIHFVKYEDMLQDFRGEVVKLCAFLGKDLSDEAINHIVEMSTFENMKTNPKANYKDLVETHVYVKETMRKGVAGDWKNYFTVAQNQRFDRVLKEKMSDLPLSFTWELEPPLL, encoded by the exons ATGGATGATCTGGACTTGCTGAGTCCGCACCTGTTCAGGTACAAGAAGAGGAACTTTGCTgtcaaaaacaatttttttcccaaacaacTTGATGCTCTCCTGGACCTTGAGATGAGACCGACCGATGTTTTCCTCATCACGTATCCCAAGTCAG GAACAATTTGGATGCAACAGATCCTGGTCCAAATCATGGATGCGGCCCACCCGGAGCAGGCAGAAGACGCCACCAACAGGAACAGAGTTCCCCTTCTGGAGTCGACGTTTCTGGATGACCCCAGCAGAGAAAGACCGGATCCTCGACTCTTTCGCACCCATCTGCCCCCAGACATGTTGCCTCGtgaagtgaaaaacaagaaactgAAG ATCGTGTACGTCTGGAGGAACCCAAAGGATGTCTTGGTGTCTTTTTATCATTTCTCCTTCAGCTGGGTTTTCCTGGAATCTCCAGAGAGCTTTGAGACTTTCTTTCAGCAGTTCCTGGATGGTGATG TTTACATGGGATCCTGGTTCGATCACATCAGAGATTTCTTCTCAGCGCAAGACGAACTCTGCATCCACTTCGTCAAGTACGAGGACATGCTCCAG GACTTCAGAGGAGAGGTTGTGAAGCTTTGTGCCTTCCTGGGAAAAGATTTGAGCGATGAAGCTATCAATCACATTGTTGAGATGTCCACctttgaaaacatgaagacCAATCCCAAAGCAAACTACAAGGATTTAGTGGAAACGCATGTCTACGTCAAGGAAACCATGCGTAAAG GCGTAGCAGGCGACTGGAAGAACTACTTCACGGTGGCCCAGAATCAGCGGTTTGACCGAGTGCTCAAAGAAAAGATGAGCGACCTTCCCCTCAGCTTCACCTGGGAGCTGGAACCGCCGCTCCTCTGA
- the LOC115399570 gene encoding equilibrative nucleoside transporter 1-like yields MTALNAPRDKYNAVWIIFFILGLGTLLPWNFFMTATVYFTSRLGDEPSSNTTSNHTVDGADTRNVLQSKFNNVMTLCAMVPLLIFTCLNSFIHQRIPQKLRISGSLTVILVVFLLTAVLVKVDMAPVPFFTFTMIKIVCINSFGAVLQGSLFGLAGILPASYTTPIMSGQGLAGTFAAFSMICALASGSALQDSAFGYFITACVVILLAIFSYFILPRMEFFQYYMESNRARPAAADDENKMDLLKKESSAEKRPVVNLIDDETKPSVSVFNIFKQIWVMALSVCFIFTVTIGTFPAVTADVKSEVANGSAWETYFIPVSCFLLFNLMDWAGRSLTAVCMWPGKDSVWLPILVGLRAVFIPLFMLCNVSPRHYLPVLFSHDAWYIIFMILFSFSNGYLASLCMCFGPKKVAQHEAETAGAIMAFFLSLGLALGAAVSFAFRAMV; encoded by the exons ATGACGGCCCTCAACGCACCTCGAGACAA ATACAATGCAGTGTGGATTATTTTCTTCATCCTGGGCTTGGGAACCCTCCTGCCGTGGAATTTCTTCATGACGGCGACAGTG TACTTCACCAGTCGGCTGGGAGACGAACCCTCCTCCAATACCACCAGTAACCATACTGTGGACGGCGCCGATACTCGTAATGTGCTTCAGTCGAAGTTCAACAACGTGATGACGCTTTGCGCCATGGTGCCTCTGCTCATTTTCACCTGCCTCAACTCCTTCATACACCAGAG GATTCCTCAGAAACTGCGGATCTCGGGCAGCTTAACGGTCATCCTGGTGGTTTTCCTGCTGACCGCAGTGCTGGTTAAAGTGGACATGGCGCCGGTTCCTTTCTTCACCTTCACAATGATCAAAATCGTCTGCATCAACT CGTTCGGGGCCGTTCTTCAGGGCAGCCTGTTTGGATTGGCAGGGATCCTTCCTGCCTCCTACACCACTCCCATCATGAGTGGGCAGGGCCTGGCCGGCACCTTCGCCGCTTTCTCCATGATCTGCGCGCTGGCCA GTGGATCAGCGCTGCAGGACAGTGCTTTCGGTTACTTCATCACAGCCTGTGTGGTGATTCTCCTGGCCATCTTCTCCTACTTCATTCTGCCCCGCATG GAGTTCTTCCAGTACTATATGGAGAGTAATCgagccagacctgctgctgctgatgacgAGAACAAGATGGACTTGCTCAAGAAAG AAAGTTCTGCAGAGAAGCGACCAGTCGTGAATCTGATAGACGATGAAACCAAGCCCAGTGTGTCCGTGTTTAACATCTTCAAACAG ATCTGGGTGATGGCGCTCTCCGTGTGCTTCATCTTCACCGTCACCATCGGGACCTTCCCAGCCGTGACCGCCGACGTGAAGTCCGAGGTGGCAAACGGAAGTGCCTGGG AAACGTACTTCATCCCTGTGTCGTGTTTCCTGCTCTTCAACCTGATGGACTGGGCTGGCAGGAGTCTGACGGCCGTCTGCATGTGG CCCGGTAAAGACAGCGTCTGGCTTCCCATCCTGGTGGGGCTGCGGGCCGTCTTCATCCCTCTCTTCATGCTCTGTAACGTCTCGCCGCGCCACTACCTCCCCGTGCTGTTCTCCCACGACGCCTGGTACATCATCTTCATgatcctcttctccttctccaacGGATACCTGGCCAGCCTCTGCATGTGCTTCGGACCCAA GAAGGTGGCGCAGCATGAGGCGGAGACGGCGGGCGCCATCATGGCCTTCTTCCTGTCCCTCGGCCTGGCGCTTGGCGCCGCGGTCTCCTTTGCTTTCCGGGCCATGGTCTAA
- the LOC115399483 gene encoding atlastin-2-like isoform X3, with protein sequence MAEVSGLRSTNHFEPNCKTRTGDEGLRGVQDVPIVRRKKRPPVAQPEDLDDVFLPTSMASSSRKDSGVAPVSDGEFLEEEPAVEEEKARPIQIVLANEEEHSFELDAAALEKILLQDHVKDLNVVVVSVAGAFRKGKSFLLDFMLRYMHNQESNSWIGGDDEPLTGFAWRGGCERETTGIQVWSEVFVVDKPDGSKVAVLLVDTQGAFDSQSTIKDCATVFALSTMTSSVQVYNLSQNIQEDDLQHLQLFTEYGRLAMEEIYLKPFQSLMFLIRDWSYPYEHNYGLEGGNAFLEKRLQVKQNQHEELQNVRKHIHSCFSNIRCFLLPHPGLKVATNPYFDGRLRDIDGDFRHQLAKLVPLLLAPERLVEKEIGGNKVTCRDLLEYFKAYIKIYQGEELPHPKSMLQATAEANNLTAVAGAKDLYNKKMEQVCGGDKPYIAPADLESCHEECRQHSVHYFRSVKKMGGEEFCQRYQNQLESELNEAFVNFSKHNDGKNIFYAARTPATLFVVMFATYVVSGVTGFIGLSTLAVLANMVMGVALLSLCAWAYVKYSGEFREVGTLIDLVAETLWEQVLKPLSEQYMEDNVRQTVVNSIRASLTEQGSSHTKLKTH encoded by the exons ATGGCGGAGGTGAGCGGGTTGAGGAGCACAAATCACTTCGAGCCCAACTGTAAAACCCGAACCGGAGACGAAG GCTTGAGAGGTGTCCAAGATGTCCCTATTGTTCGACGTAAGAAAAGGCCGCCTGTAGCCCAGCCTGAAGATCTGGACGATGTGTTTCTCCCCACCTCCATGGCCTCAAGCTCCAGAAAAGACTCCGGCGTCGCCCCCGTGTCAGATGGAGAGTTtctggaggaagag CCTGCGGTCGAAGAAGAAAAGGCCCGGCCCATCCAGATTGTCCTGGCCAACGAGGAGGAGCACAGCTTCGAGCTGGACGCCGCTGCGCTGGAGAAGATCCTGCTGCAGGACCACGTGAAGGACCTGAACGTGGTGGTCGTGTCTGTGGCCGGGGCCTTTCGCAAGGGCAAGTCCTTCCTGTTGGACTTCATGCTGCGCTACATGCACAATCAG GAAAGTAATTCATGGATCGGCGGTGATGATGAGCCCCTGACCGGCTTCGCCTGGAGGGGAGGCTGTGAGAGGGAGACCACAGGAATTCAGGTCTGGAGCGAAGTGTTTGTGGTGGATAAACCCGATGGCAGCAAG GTGGCGGTTCTCCTCGTGGACACTCAGGGAGCGTTCGACAGCCAGTCCACCATAAAGGACTGCGCCACTGTGTTTGCCCTCAGCACCATGACCAGCTCCGTGCAG GTGTACAATCTCTCTCAGAACATACAGGAAGACGATCTGCAGCATCTACAG CTTTTCACTGAATATGGCCGCCTGGCAATGGAAGAAATCTACCTGAAGCCTTTTCAG tcccTGATGTTCCTCATTCGAGACTGGAGTTACCCGTATGAGCATAACTATGGACTGGAGGGAGGAAACGCCTTCCTGGAGAAAAGACTTCAG GTGAAACAGAACCAACACGAGGAGCTGCAGAATGTGAGGAAGCACATCCACTCCTGCTTCTCCAACATCAGGTGCTTCCTGCTGCCACATCCTGGCCTCAAGGTGGCCACCAACCCGTACTTCGATGGCAGGCTGCGAG acatTGATGGGGATTTCAGACACCAGCTTGCCAAGCTGGTGCCTCTCCTCTTGGCTCCAGAGAGGCTGGTGGAGAAGGAGATCGGAGGCAACAAAGTCACCTGCAGAGATCTTTTGGAGTACTTCAAG GCTTACATAAAGATCTACCAAGGCGAGGAACTTCCTCACCCAAAGTCCATGCTGCAG GCAACAGCAGAGGCCAACAACTTGACCGCTGTAGCAGGAGCCAAAGACTTGTACAACAAAAAGATGGAGCAG GTCTGTGGTGGAGACAAGCCATACATCGCCCCCGCCGACCTGGAGAGCTGCCACGAGGAGTGCCGCCAGCACTCGGTGCATTACTTCCGCTCCGTGAAGAAAATGGGCGGCGAGGAGTTCTGCCAGCGCTACCAGAACCAGCTGGAGTCGGAGCTCAACGAGGCCTTCGTCAacttctccaaacacaacgaCGGCAAAAACATCTTCTACGCGGCGCGCACGCCCGCCACGCTCTTCGTGGTCATGTTCGCCACCTACGTGGTCTCCGGCGTGACGGGCTTCATCGGCCTCAGCACCTTGGCGGTTCTGGCCAACATGGTGATGGGCGTGGCGCTGCTGTCGCTCTGCGCCTGGGCCTATGTGAAGTACTCTGGGGAGTTTCGGGAGGTGGGAACGCTGATAGACCTGGTGGCTGAAACGCTGTGGGAGCAG GTTCTGAAGCCTCTCAGTGAACAATATATGGAGGACAACGTCAGGCAGACGGTGGTGAACTCCATCAGAGCCAGCTTGACAGAGCAGGGCTCGTCGCACACCAAGTTAAAGACTCACTGA
- the LOC115399483 gene encoding atlastin-2-like isoform X2, producing MAEVSGLRSTNHFEPNCKTRTGDEGLRGVQDVPIVRRKKRPPVAQPEDLDDVFLPTSMASSSRKDSGVAPVSDGEFLEEEPAVEEEKARPIQIVLANEEEHSFELDAAALEKILLQDHVKDLNVVVVSVAGAFRKGKSFLLDFMLRYMHNQESNSWIGGDDEPLTGFAWRGGCERETTGIQVWSEVFVVDKPDGSKVAVLLVDTQGAFDSQSTIKDCATVFALSTMTSSVQVYNLSQNIQEDDLQHLQLFTEYGRLAMEEIYLKPFQSLMFLIRDWSYPYEHNYGLEGGNAFLEKRLQVKQNQHEELQNVRKHIHSCFSNIRCFLLPHPGLKVATNPYFDGRLRDIDGDFRHQLAKLVPLLLAPERLVEKEIGGNKVTCRDLLEYFKAYIKIYQGEELPHPKSMLQATAEANNLTAVAGAKDLYNKKMEQVCGGDKPYIAPADLESCHEECRQHSVHYFRSVKKMGGEEFCQRYQNQLESELNEAFVNFSKHNDGKNIFYAARTPATLFVVMFATYVVSGVTGFIGLSTLAVLANMVMGVALLSLCAWAYVKYSGEFREVGTLIDLVAETLWEQRTVRKVLSRLLEPVRSRLAWPVSLLPSTVGLRTLFPLNNNYKKTN from the exons ATGGCGGAGGTGAGCGGGTTGAGGAGCACAAATCACTTCGAGCCCAACTGTAAAACCCGAACCGGAGACGAAG GCTTGAGAGGTGTCCAAGATGTCCCTATTGTTCGACGTAAGAAAAGGCCGCCTGTAGCCCAGCCTGAAGATCTGGACGATGTGTTTCTCCCCACCTCCATGGCCTCAAGCTCCAGAAAAGACTCCGGCGTCGCCCCCGTGTCAGATGGAGAGTTtctggaggaagag CCTGCGGTCGAAGAAGAAAAGGCCCGGCCCATCCAGATTGTCCTGGCCAACGAGGAGGAGCACAGCTTCGAGCTGGACGCCGCTGCGCTGGAGAAGATCCTGCTGCAGGACCACGTGAAGGACCTGAACGTGGTGGTCGTGTCTGTGGCCGGGGCCTTTCGCAAGGGCAAGTCCTTCCTGTTGGACTTCATGCTGCGCTACATGCACAATCAG GAAAGTAATTCATGGATCGGCGGTGATGATGAGCCCCTGACCGGCTTCGCCTGGAGGGGAGGCTGTGAGAGGGAGACCACAGGAATTCAGGTCTGGAGCGAAGTGTTTGTGGTGGATAAACCCGATGGCAGCAAG GTGGCGGTTCTCCTCGTGGACACTCAGGGAGCGTTCGACAGCCAGTCCACCATAAAGGACTGCGCCACTGTGTTTGCCCTCAGCACCATGACCAGCTCCGTGCAG GTGTACAATCTCTCTCAGAACATACAGGAAGACGATCTGCAGCATCTACAG CTTTTCACTGAATATGGCCGCCTGGCAATGGAAGAAATCTACCTGAAGCCTTTTCAG tcccTGATGTTCCTCATTCGAGACTGGAGTTACCCGTATGAGCATAACTATGGACTGGAGGGAGGAAACGCCTTCCTGGAGAAAAGACTTCAG GTGAAACAGAACCAACACGAGGAGCTGCAGAATGTGAGGAAGCACATCCACTCCTGCTTCTCCAACATCAGGTGCTTCCTGCTGCCACATCCTGGCCTCAAGGTGGCCACCAACCCGTACTTCGATGGCAGGCTGCGAG acatTGATGGGGATTTCAGACACCAGCTTGCCAAGCTGGTGCCTCTCCTCTTGGCTCCAGAGAGGCTGGTGGAGAAGGAGATCGGAGGCAACAAAGTCACCTGCAGAGATCTTTTGGAGTACTTCAAG GCTTACATAAAGATCTACCAAGGCGAGGAACTTCCTCACCCAAAGTCCATGCTGCAG GCAACAGCAGAGGCCAACAACTTGACCGCTGTAGCAGGAGCCAAAGACTTGTACAACAAAAAGATGGAGCAG GTCTGTGGTGGAGACAAGCCATACATCGCCCCCGCCGACCTGGAGAGCTGCCACGAGGAGTGCCGCCAGCACTCGGTGCATTACTTCCGCTCCGTGAAGAAAATGGGCGGCGAGGAGTTCTGCCAGCGCTACCAGAACCAGCTGGAGTCGGAGCTCAACGAGGCCTTCGTCAacttctccaaacacaacgaCGGCAAAAACATCTTCTACGCGGCGCGCACGCCCGCCACGCTCTTCGTGGTCATGTTCGCCACCTACGTGGTCTCCGGCGTGACGGGCTTCATCGGCCTCAGCACCTTGGCGGTTCTGGCCAACATGGTGATGGGCGTGGCGCTGCTGTCGCTCTGCGCCTGGGCCTATGTGAAGTACTCTGGGGAGTTTCGGGAGGTGGGAACGCTGATAGACCTGGTGGCTGAAACGCTGTGGGAGCAG AGGACGGTCAGAAAG GTGCTTTCCAGACTGCTGGAGCCCGTCAGGAGCCGCCTGGCGTGGCCCGTCTCTCTGCTGCCCTCCACTGTGGGACTGCGAACGCTCTTTCCTCTCAACAACAACTACAAGAAGACTAACTAG
- the LOC115399483 gene encoding atlastin-2-like isoform X1: protein MAEVSGLRSTNHFEPNCKTRTGDEGLRGVQDVPIVRRKKRPPVAQPEDLDDVFLPTSMASSSRKDSGVAPVSDGEFLEEEPAVEEEKARPIQIVLANEEEHSFELDAAALEKILLQDHVKDLNVVVVSVAGAFRKGKSFLLDFMLRYMHNQESNSWIGGDDEPLTGFAWRGGCERETTGIQVWSEVFVVDKPDGSKVAVLLVDTQGAFDSQSTIKDCATVFALSTMTSSVQVYNLSQNIQEDDLQHLQLFTEYGRLAMEEIYLKPFQSLMFLIRDWSYPYEHNYGLEGGNAFLEKRLQVKQNQHEELQNVRKHIHSCFSNIRCFLLPHPGLKVATNPYFDGRLRDIDGDFRHQLAKLVPLLLAPERLVEKEIGGNKVTCRDLLEYFKAYIKIYQGEELPHPKSMLQATAEANNLTAVAGAKDLYNKKMEQVCGGDKPYIAPADLESCHEECRQHSVHYFRSVKKMGGEEFCQRYQNQLESELNEAFVNFSKHNDGKNIFYAARTPATLFVVMFATYVVSGVTGFIGLSTLAVLANMVMGVALLSLCAWAYVKYSGEFREVGTLIDLVAETLWEQRTVRKVSGAASRPSDLLPDFLLLLPALHCFLTRSLLLPPHDVFLHPPPRRQSSGRTRSVFNLSCSSPCCPLRCFPDCWSPSGAAWRGPSLCCPPLWDCERSFLSTTTTRRLTSCWPASTSTHCQTFCSYQTSCSLPASFILV, encoded by the exons ATGGCGGAGGTGAGCGGGTTGAGGAGCACAAATCACTTCGAGCCCAACTGTAAAACCCGAACCGGAGACGAAG GCTTGAGAGGTGTCCAAGATGTCCCTATTGTTCGACGTAAGAAAAGGCCGCCTGTAGCCCAGCCTGAAGATCTGGACGATGTGTTTCTCCCCACCTCCATGGCCTCAAGCTCCAGAAAAGACTCCGGCGTCGCCCCCGTGTCAGATGGAGAGTTtctggaggaagag CCTGCGGTCGAAGAAGAAAAGGCCCGGCCCATCCAGATTGTCCTGGCCAACGAGGAGGAGCACAGCTTCGAGCTGGACGCCGCTGCGCTGGAGAAGATCCTGCTGCAGGACCACGTGAAGGACCTGAACGTGGTGGTCGTGTCTGTGGCCGGGGCCTTTCGCAAGGGCAAGTCCTTCCTGTTGGACTTCATGCTGCGCTACATGCACAATCAG GAAAGTAATTCATGGATCGGCGGTGATGATGAGCCCCTGACCGGCTTCGCCTGGAGGGGAGGCTGTGAGAGGGAGACCACAGGAATTCAGGTCTGGAGCGAAGTGTTTGTGGTGGATAAACCCGATGGCAGCAAG GTGGCGGTTCTCCTCGTGGACACTCAGGGAGCGTTCGACAGCCAGTCCACCATAAAGGACTGCGCCACTGTGTTTGCCCTCAGCACCATGACCAGCTCCGTGCAG GTGTACAATCTCTCTCAGAACATACAGGAAGACGATCTGCAGCATCTACAG CTTTTCACTGAATATGGCCGCCTGGCAATGGAAGAAATCTACCTGAAGCCTTTTCAG tcccTGATGTTCCTCATTCGAGACTGGAGTTACCCGTATGAGCATAACTATGGACTGGAGGGAGGAAACGCCTTCCTGGAGAAAAGACTTCAG GTGAAACAGAACCAACACGAGGAGCTGCAGAATGTGAGGAAGCACATCCACTCCTGCTTCTCCAACATCAGGTGCTTCCTGCTGCCACATCCTGGCCTCAAGGTGGCCACCAACCCGTACTTCGATGGCAGGCTGCGAG acatTGATGGGGATTTCAGACACCAGCTTGCCAAGCTGGTGCCTCTCCTCTTGGCTCCAGAGAGGCTGGTGGAGAAGGAGATCGGAGGCAACAAAGTCACCTGCAGAGATCTTTTGGAGTACTTCAAG GCTTACATAAAGATCTACCAAGGCGAGGAACTTCCTCACCCAAAGTCCATGCTGCAG GCAACAGCAGAGGCCAACAACTTGACCGCTGTAGCAGGAGCCAAAGACTTGTACAACAAAAAGATGGAGCAG GTCTGTGGTGGAGACAAGCCATACATCGCCCCCGCCGACCTGGAGAGCTGCCACGAGGAGTGCCGCCAGCACTCGGTGCATTACTTCCGCTCCGTGAAGAAAATGGGCGGCGAGGAGTTCTGCCAGCGCTACCAGAACCAGCTGGAGTCGGAGCTCAACGAGGCCTTCGTCAacttctccaaacacaacgaCGGCAAAAACATCTTCTACGCGGCGCGCACGCCCGCCACGCTCTTCGTGGTCATGTTCGCCACCTACGTGGTCTCCGGCGTGACGGGCTTCATCGGCCTCAGCACCTTGGCGGTTCTGGCCAACATGGTGATGGGCGTGGCGCTGCTGTCGCTCTGCGCCTGGGCCTATGTGAAGTACTCTGGGGAGTTTCGGGAGGTGGGAACGCTGATAGACCTGGTGGCTGAAACGCTGTGGGAGCAG AGGACGGTCAGAAAGGTGAGCGGCGCCGCTTCCCGTCCCTCCGACCTCCTGCctgattttcttctcctcctccccgcaCTGCATTGTTTCCTGACCCGGTCTCTCTTGCTTCCTCCTCATGACGTTTTCCTCCATCCTCCGCCCCGGCGCCAGTCCTCCGGCCGGACTCGGTCCGTCTTTAACCTGTCCTGTTCgtccccctgctgtcctctcAGGTGCTTTCCAGACTGCTGGAGCCCGTCAGGAGCCGCCTGGCGTGGCCCGTCTCTCTGCTGCCCTCCACTGTGGGACTGCGAACGCTCTTTCCTCTCAACAACAACTACAAGAAGACTAACTAGCTGCTGGCCGGCCAGCACATCCACGCACTGTCAAACCTTCTGCTCATATCAGACCTCCTGCAGTTTGCCGGCTTCTTTCATTTTGGTTTGA